Proteins encoded by one window of Lycium barbarum isolate Lr01 chromosome 11, ASM1917538v2, whole genome shotgun sequence:
- the LOC132619574 gene encoding uncharacterized protein LOC132619574, giving the protein MLAYSLPADATDEYVKIGELTAIESMKRFCRAIVEIFGQQCLRSPTANDVARLLHIGEQRGFPGMLGSLDCMHWRWKNCPTAWAEQYAGRSGSPTIILEVVADYDFWIWHAYFGMPSTNNDINVLESSHLFSNLAKGPSRFWRKEVLHDILISYIILHNMIIEDERDLNAPIQDAWEGPTPTVEW; this is encoded by the exons ATGTTGGCATACAGCTTGCCAGCGGATGCCACTGACGAATATGTGAAAATTGGAGAGTTAACTGCAATTGAAAGCATGAAGAGATTTTGTCGAGCTATCGTAGAGATTTTTGGCCAGCAGTGTCTGAGATCACCAACAGCTAATGATGTTGCAAGGCTTCTTCACATCGGTGAGCAACGTGGTTTTCCAGGAATGCTAGGTAGTCTAGATTGCATGCATTGGAGATGGAAAAATTGTCCAACAGCATGGGCTGAACAATATGCAGGTCGTAGTGGATCCCCAACAATAATTCTTGAAGTTGTAGCTGATTATGACTTTTGGATATGGCATGCATATTTTGGTATGCCCAGCACCAATAATGACATTAATGTTTTAGAATCGTCACATCTGTTTTCCAATCTTGCTAAAG GGCCGTCGCGTTTTTGGAGAAAAGAAGTGCTACATGATATATTAATATCATATATTATACTGCACAACATGATAATCGAGGATGAGCGTGATCTTAATGCACCAATTCAAGATGCTTGGGAAGGTCCAACTCCAACAGTAGAATGGTAG